The Aspergillus fumigatus Af293 chromosome 5, whole genome shotgun sequence nucleotide sequence GAATCACTATCGTCACGAGTACTCCCGGTACCCAGTCGCAGAGGAACCTCCCTTGAGCAAGCCAGCATCAAACCAAAAGCAACGCAAAGCAGGGCAGAGCACAAACCATCCATAAACCATTGTAAGAATGATACCGCcgagcatcatcatcattataCTCCGAATAATCAATCAGGTTCCCTCACCATACGGTGTAATAGCAAACAGGCTAATCCGCAAACCCTGGTTTCCATACTTTTCCCAACCAAGCGCCAATATGGATTGTCGTAGTAGTAATAGTCATCAAAGCACAGCACGAGTTCATTGTCACATCACAGGTTGAAAAAGGCTCAAACGTTGATCAAATCGTCAAAGCTCTCGTCGGTCGAAAAAGCATAAGAGTTCTCCGTCAGGACCGACGCCTCCGAGTCCCGACGGACGGAGTGGTCCGTGGACCCATCAGCACGCGATGGTTCCAGGTGCAGCGGAtcatcaaagccaaaggAGAGCGCCTGCTGAGGTCGTGGGGTCATGGGCCCTTCTGAAGAGGATGCTGCATCTGGCACGTCGGTCAAGTCCGGGGCCGTTGTGTCATTATAAGTaatcttcttcaccatctGTGCCAGATGAAGCTTAATCGGCTCATCTCCGCATTGAGCGTGCTTCAAGACTTCGTTCTTCAAGCCAAGAATCTCCGAGCGCAGGCGTGCAATCTCCGACACCAGTTGCTCCTTCTTGTCAGACTGCTCCCTATATCGTGACTCAAGAAGCTGAGTAtgctctttcttcttctgccggCATTTGCTGGCAGCCAATCGGTTGCGTTCCAGGAACTTCTCCCgcttcgccttctcctgttgctgttcgTTGTATTCGGCCTGGGTCATCTTGGCGTCGCGAACC carries:
- the atfB gene encoding bZIP transcription factor atfB, whose translation is MLPEQSAFGRSAMPGSDAVNPGPSPFAPPPNSFSGDFLGLSLPDEEHLWGMSPLSSSMPSWNGKNEQMFSNPNLERDLKHSHVRNGQPTPPPYGDNKTHTVGDLYSLSQCQFSNGAQNFQTHNDRRSFCEQSAINSNGGSSKRRKVRDAKMTQAEYNEQQQEKAKREKFLERNRLAASKCRQKKKEHTQLLESRYREQSDKKEQLVSEIARLRSEILGLKNEVLKHAQCGDEPIKLHLAQMVKKITYNDTTAPDLTDVPDAASSSEGPMTPRPQQALSFGFDDPLHLEPSRADGSTDHSVRRDSEASVLTENSYAFSTDESFDDLINV